In the Anoplopoma fimbria isolate UVic2021 breed Golden Eagle Sablefish chromosome 7, Afim_UVic_2022, whole genome shotgun sequence genome, one interval contains:
- the LOC129093434 gene encoding uncharacterized protein LOC129093434, with protein sequence MMTSPKFVFYLTSLFLGKMVQTTDLNFSSSVNQEIRFLSVTTGERLTLQCFYEGAVAARLFWYKQTLGQKPRHISTFYKYDTKGVFHAEFNNPRFTLDAEGGKNHLRISDLQISDSATYYCASSYSYKFDFMQGTFVSVQGSGLNVPTLVHQSASETIQPGGSVTLNCTVHTGTCDGQHSVYWFKDSEESHPGLIYTHGGRNDQCERKPNTQTHTCVYNLPMKNLNLSHAGTYYCAVASCGHILFGDGTKLVFEEVDSLVLVYFLSGALAFTIILSVLLVFLLCMMNKRNICECTESHAKGSPCSTTNAEVEQNEENINYADVRELRVNRSRRQRNYTETECTYSSIKK encoded by the exons ATGATGACATCTCCAAAGTTTGTCTTTTATCTGACTTCTTTGTTTTTGGGGAAAATGG TTCAGACGACCGATCTGAATTTCTCCTCATCTGTTAATCAAGAGATTCGTTTTCTATCAGTTACAACTGGGGAAAGATTGACGTTGCAGTGTTTCTATGAAGGTGCTGTAGCAGCAAGGCTTTTCTGGTACAAACAGACACTGGGACAAAAACCAAGGCACATCTCTACCTTCTACAAATACGACACAAAAGGAGTTTTTCATGCTGAATTCAATAATCCACGTTTCACATTGGATGCTGAAGGAGGTAAAAATCACTTGAGGATATCAGATCTGCAAATTTCGGACTCCGCTACTTACTACTGCGCAAGTAGCTATTCATACAAGTTTGATTTCATGCAGGGCACTTTTGTCAGTGTCCAGGGTTCAGGTTTGAACGTTCCAACTTTGGTCCACCAGTCAGCATCTGAGACCATCCAGCCAGGAGGCTCTGTGACTCTGAACTGTACAGTTCACACTGGGACCTGTGATGGACAACACAGTGTTTACTGGTTCAAAGACTCTGAAGAATCTCATCCAGGACTCATTTACACCCATGGAGGCAGGAATGATCAGTGTGAGAGGAaacccaacacacaaacacacacctgcgtCTACAACCTGCCAATGAAGAACCTGAATCTGTCTCATGCTGGGACCTACTACTGTGCTGTTGCCTCGTGTGGACACATACTGTTTGGAGACGGGACCAAGCTGGTCTTTGAGG AGGTGGATTCTCTTGTCTTGGTATATTTCTTGAGTGGAGCATTAGCATTCACCATCATCCTGAGTGTCTTACTGGTTTTCTTACTGTGCATGATGAACAAGAGGAACATCTGTGAATGTACAG aGTCTCATGCAAAAGGTTCACCCTGCTCCACAACGAATGCAGAG GTtgaacaaaatgaagaaaacatcaATTACGCTGATGTAAGGGAACTCAGGGTCAACAGATCAAGAAGACAAAGGAACTACACCGAGACTGAATGCACGTACTCAAGTATAAAGAAGTAG
- the LOC129093161 gene encoding vascular endothelial growth factor receptor 1-like, which translates to MMLHSVNVFLLWSFCVAQLSDISQPVALQTVKLGESATIECYIKSELKQRVWYKFTTGEGLQLVVAIHYYYNQTVFADESHSRYSVKFDRINSHLSISATTWEDAGTYFCGVMQFKDIQFGSGTFLMLKGANVMSDSGVQQPESESVQPGDSVTLSCSVPTGRCAEDHISVTWLKTSHHSAPQMIYSSGENTFQSGGTTCLYSLLMRNLSSDDAGTYYCVVTSCGRTLFGNGTRINIHNNALTEPAELSPTVTALMLSNIILGIVTLILIWTTCKNQRKYSSEPTDGSSEGNQTGEALIYAPVCLAPRRLPPTQATGKYSGDSVVYSDIRYCQRKQEVSSWESPMDTLYQSSLHFRSDDFGESVTLPCVCDDAAVLFYWYKQTPGQKPKLVSTFYKYDNNGTFHHEFKNNLRFSLETESGKSHLKILDLKISDSATYYCVESNLVNFKFCNGVTVNVQGSGLNLPVLVHQSLSNSIQPGGSVTLNCTVHTGICDEQHSVYWFKDSEESHPGLIYTHGGRNDQCERKPNTQTHTCVYNLPMKSLNLSHAGTYYCAVASCGHILFGNGTKLDFKDDRGSLVLVYFLSGALAFTNILVVLLAFSVYKMNKRNSQSAERNVTFSASSTQNTALCQDAENLHYAALRDHNRNRSRRPRDNTQTECVYSGVRP; encoded by the exons ATGATGCTGCACTCTGTGAATGTTTTCCTGCTCTGGTCTTTTT GTGTGGCACAGTTGAGTGACATCTCTCAGCCTGTTGCGTTACAAACAGTGAAGCTTGGAGAGTCGGCGACCATTGAATGTTACATAAAGAGTGAACTTAAACAAAGAGTGTGGTACAAATTCACTACAGGGGAGGGACTTCAGCTTGTGGTGGCAATCCATTATTACTACAACCAGACTGTATTTGCTGATGAATCTCATTCCCGTTATTCAGTCAAGTTTGACAGAATCAACAGTCATCTGAGCATTTCTGCAACAACATGGGAAGACGCTGGAACATACTTCTGCGGAGTCATGCAGTTTAAAGACATTCAGTTTGGATCAGGAACCTTTTTGATGCTGAAAG GTGCAAATGTGATGAGTGACTCTGGCGTCCAGCAACCAGAGTCTGAATCAGTCCAGCCTGGAGACTCTGTGACTCTCAGCTGTTCTGTTCCCACTGGCCGCTGTGCAGAAGATCACATTAGTGTCACATGGCTGAAAACCTCTCATCACTCTGCCCCACAAATGATTTACTCCTCTGGAGAAAATACCTTCCAGAGTGGAGGGACTACCTGCCTGTACAGCCTTCTAATGAGGAACCTCAGCTCGGACGACGCTGGAACCTACTACTGTGTTGTGACTTCATGTGGACGGACACTGTTTGGAAATGGGACCAGGATTAATATTCACA ACAATGCTCTGACCGAACCAGCTGAGCTGAGTCCAACTGTTACTGCTCTGATGCTGTCAAACATCATTCTTGGGATTGTAACACTCATCCTTATATGGACAACATGCAAGAATCAGAGAAAATATTCCTCAG AGCCAACTGATGGATCTTCTGAAGGCAACCAG ACTGGTGAGGCACTTATCTATGCACCTGTGTGTTTGGCCCCCAGAAGACTCCCACCAACTCAAGCTACAGGGAAGTACAGTGGAGACTCTGTAGTTTATTCTGACATCAGATACTGTCAAAGGAAGCAAGAAGTTTCATCTTGGGAAT CTCCTATGGACACTTTATATCAATCGTCATTACATTTCCGATCGGATGATTTTGGGGAAAGTGTGACTCTGCCATGCGTCTGTGATGATGCAGCGGTGTTGTTTTACTGGTATAAGCAAACTCCGGGACAGAAACCAAAGCTGGTGTCTACATTCTATAAGTATGACAATAACGGCACCTTCCACCATGAATTTAAGAACAATCTACGTTTCTCACTGGAAACTGAAAGCGGTAAAAGTCACTTGAAGATTTTGGATCTGAAAATTTCAGACTCAGCCACTTACTATTGCGTAGAGAGCAATTTGGTTAACTTTAAATTTTGCAACGGCGTTACTGTCAATGTCCAGGGTTCAGGTTTGAACCTCCCAGTTTTGGTCCACCAGTCATTATCTAATTCCATCCAGCCTGGAGGCTCTGTGACTCTGAACTGTACAGTTCACACTGGGATCTGTGATGAACAACACAGTGTTTACTGGTTCAAAGACTCTGAAGAATCTCATCCAGGACTCATTTACACCCATGGAGGCAGGAATGATCAGTGTGAGAGGAaacccaacacacaaacacacacctgtgtctACAACCTGCCAATGAAGAGCCTGAATCTGTCTCATGCTGGGACCTACTACTGTGCTGTTGCCTCATGTGGACACATACTGTTTGGAAACGGCACCAAGCTGGACTTTAAGG aTGACAGGGGCTCTCTGGTCTTGGTGTACTTTTTGAGTGGAGCGTTGGCGTTCACCAACATCCTGGTTGTTTTACTGGCTTTCTCAGTGTATAAGATGAACAAAAGAAACAGCCAAAGTGCAG AGcgtaatgtaacattttcagCAAGTTCCACTCAGAATACAGCG ttATGTCAAGACGCAGAGAACCTCCATTACGCTGCTTTGAGGGATCACAACCGCAACAGATCAAGAAGACCGAGGGACAACACCCAGACTGAATGTGTGTACTCCGGCGTAAGGCCGTAG
- the LOC129093435 gene encoding uncharacterized protein LOC129093435 yields the protein MTPPNSALYITCLFLTNIAPMATLYQSSLHFQSDDVGESVTLPCVCDDAAMLFYWYKQTPGQEPKLVSTFYKYNNNSSFHHEFKNNLRFSLETESGKSHLKISDLKISDSATYYCVESNLLDFKFCNGVTVSVQGSRLNLTVLVHQSASDSIQPGGSVTLNCTVHTGTCDGQHSVYWFKDSEESHPGLIYTHGGRNDQCERKPNTQTHTCVYNLPMKSLNLSHAGTYYCAVASCGHILFGDGTKLVFKDDRGSLVLVYFLSGALAFTNILVVLLAFSVYKMNKRNSQSAERNVTFSASSTQNTALCQDAENLHYAALRDHNRNRSRRPRDNTQTECVYSGVRP from the exons ATGACACCTCCAAACTCGGCGTTGTATATCACATGTCTGTTCTTGACGAATATCG CTCCTATGGCAACTTTATATCAATCGTCATTACATTTTCAATCAGATGATGTTGGGGAAAGTGTGACTCTGCCATGCGTCTGTGATGATGCAGCGATGTTGTTTTACTGGTATAAGCAAACTCCGGGACAGGAACCAAAGCTGGTGTCTACATTCTATAAGTATAACAATAACAGCTCCTTCCACCATGAATTTAAGAACAATCTACGTTTCTCACTGGAAACTGAAAGCGGTAAAAGTCACTTAAAGATTTCAGATCTGAAAATTTCAGACTCAGCCACTTACTATTGCGTAGAGAGCAATTTGCTTGACTTTAAATTTTGCAACGGGGTGACTGTCAGTGTCCAGGGTTCACGTTTGAACCTCACAGTTTTGGTCCACCAGTCAGCATCTGATTCCATCCAGCCTGGAGGCTCTGTGACTCTGAACTGTACAGTTCACACTGGGACCTGTGATGGCCAACACAGTGTTTACTGGTTCAAAGACTCTGAAGAATCTCATCCAGGACTCATTTACACCCATGGAGGCAGGAATGATCAGTGTGAGAGGAaacccaacacacaaacacacacctgtgtctACAACCTGCCAATGAAGAGCCTGAATCTGTCTCATGCTGGGACCTACTACTGTGCTGTTGCCTCGTGTGGACACATACTGTTTGGAGACGGGACCAAGCTGGTCTTTAAGG ATGACAGGGGCTCTCTGGTCTTGGTGTACTTTTTGAGTGGAGCGTTGGCGTTCACCAACATCCTGGTTGTTTTACTGGCTTTCTCAGTGTATAAGATGAACAAAAGAAACAGCCAAAGTGCAG AGcgtaatgtaacattttcagCAAGTTCCACTCAGAATACAGCG TTATGTCAAGACGCAGAGAACCTCCATTACGCTGCTTTGAGGGATCACAACCGCAACAGATCAAGAAGACCGAGGGACAACACCCAGACTGAATGTGTGTACTCCGGCGTAAGGCCGTAG
- the LOC129093162 gene encoding uncharacterized protein LOC129093162: MLMYLAQNNAVPKCSLKELLARLSTLLWLSTFNIESRFIYTDTKTDVFKCHTVLGGGPELLSNFYKYDNPSKVFPGLEKNPRFSVQRKEGMNHLNISDVHLSDSATYFCGSTHSNTAELGIFLSVKGARLKEIVQWPVSETIKPGGTVAFKCTVHSGTCDGEHSVYWFRHGSGQGVLHTRGDQCKHVSTPPGSPSQSCVYHWQKENLSSSDAGTYYCAVASCGEVLFGNGSKLLVKGDGEDQMAQMRTLVWLSIIRTAILMFFVTFCLLVYIS; the protein is encoded by the exons ATGCTAATGTACCTGGCTCAAAACAACGCTGTGCCTAAGTGCAGCCTCAAGGAGCTTCTAGCAAGACTGTCGACTCTGTTGTGGCTGAGCACATTCAATATTGAGAGCAGA TTCATTTACACTGACACCAAGACGGATGTTTTTAAGTGTCACACAGTTTTAGGAGGCGGACCTGAGCTCCTGTCTAATTTTTACAAGTATGATAACCCATCCAAAGTCTTCCCCGGGTTGGAGAAGAACCCTCGTTTCTCTGTGCAAAGGAAGGAAGGGATGAATCATTTAAATATCTCTGACGTCCATTTATCAGATTCAGCCACATACTTCTGTGGAAGCACTCACTCCAACACGGCAGAATTGGGGATCTTTCTGAGCGTCAAAG GAGCCAGACTCAAAGAAATAGTCCAGTGGCCAGTATCTGAGACCATCAAGCCAGGAGGCACTGTGGCTTTCAAATGTACCGTACACTCTGGGACCTGTGATGGAGAACACAGTGTTTACTGGTTCCGACATGGATCTGGCCAAGGTGTCCTTCACACACGCGGGGATCAGTGTAAACATGTCTCCACACCACCAGGATCTCCTTCACAGAGCTGTGTCTACCATTGGCAGAAGGAGAACCTGAGCTCCTCAGATGCTGGAACCTACTACTGTGCTGTGGCCTCCTGTGGGGAGGTGCTGTTTGGTAATGGAAGCAAGCTGCTCGTCAAAGGTGATGGTGAAGACCAAATGGCACAGATGAGAACCTTAGTCTGGCTCTCCATCATTAGAACTGCGATTCTCATGTTCTTTGTAACTTTTTGTCTCCTGGTTTATATCAGTTAA